A window of Eubacterium sp. 1001713B170207_170306_E7 contains these coding sequences:
- a CDS encoding sigma 54-interacting transcriptional regulator, which translates to MEQDLKALRPLSIGDLERITDMAVMILDAAGRIICYSKGCEKIEALRREDVIGKSPESLYNPQQFPNLTRPKRSMVLDTLKTGKVYRETLDYYTTVGGNEANILCSTYPIYGKNGQIDYALCIYREVSDYLEMIAEGNKKQSDRQASSQYLPNGTQHTFDHVVGSSPMLQKAVYRGKIAAKTDAPVLIWGETGTGKEVFAQSIHNYSAFSSCPFVAVNCSAIPEALLESTLFGTCKGSYTGAVNRRGLLEEAENGTLFLDELNAMDIGLQSKLLRVLETGRFRAVGGQEEKPCKCRIISAINEEPFQAIENNHLRADLYYRLAVFSLELPPLIKRREDIAETAEFFIGAMAPVLGKKVTRLSAAVKQIFECHSWPGNVRELRHIITQAIYFAEKDEPFIKPHHLPEYLLKTKTVPPSPEPPDTGGEESLARLMNAYEAKIIERALEKNGHNISQAARQLHISRTNLHNKIKKYQLEKAEG; encoded by the coding sequence ATGGAACAGGATTTAAAAGCGCTGCGCCCGCTGAGCATCGGGGATCTGGAGCGCATCACGGACATGGCCGTCATGATTCTGGACGCCGCGGGCAGGATCATCTGCTATTCAAAGGGCTGTGAAAAAATCGAGGCGCTGCGGCGCGAGGATGTTATTGGCAAAAGCCCCGAGTCCCTTTACAACCCCCAGCAGTTCCCCAACCTCACCCGACCAAAGCGCTCCATGGTGCTCGACACGCTGAAAACTGGAAAAGTCTACCGGGAAACACTGGACTATTACACCACCGTCGGCGGCAATGAGGCCAATATTCTGTGCAGCACCTATCCCATCTACGGAAAAAACGGTCAAATCGACTACGCCCTGTGTATTTACCGTGAGGTCTCGGATTATCTGGAAATGATCGCCGAGGGCAATAAAAAGCAAAGCGACCGCCAGGCCTCCTCCCAGTATCTGCCAAATGGCACCCAGCACACCTTTGACCATGTGGTCGGCAGCAGCCCGATGCTTCAAAAGGCCGTCTACCGTGGAAAAATCGCAGCCAAGACCGACGCTCCGGTACTTATCTGGGGCGAGACCGGCACCGGCAAGGAGGTTTTTGCCCAGAGCATTCACAATTACAGCGCCTTTTCGTCCTGCCCCTTCGTGGCCGTAAACTGCAGCGCCATCCCGGAAGCTTTGCTTGAGAGTACCCTCTTTGGCACCTGCAAGGGCTCGTATACCGGGGCGGTCAACCGCAGGGGATTGTTGGAAGAGGCCGAAAACGGTACTTTATTTTTGGATGAGCTCAACGCCATGGACATCGGACTTCAATCAAAGCTGCTGCGGGTTCTGGAAACCGGGCGTTTCCGCGCCGTGGGCGGCCAGGAGGAAAAGCCGTGCAAATGCCGGATTATCAGCGCCATCAACGAGGAGCCTTTTCAGGCCATTGAAAACAACCACTTAAGGGCAGACCTGTATTACCGTCTGGCGGTTTTCTCCCTTGAGCTGCCGCCGCTGATCAAGCGCCGGGAGGATATTGCCGAAACGGCCGAGTTCTTTATCGGCGCCATGGCACCAGTGCTTGGGAAAAAGGTCACCCGTCTGTCCGCCGCGGTAAAACAGATCTTTGAATGCCACAGCTGGCCCGGCAATGTCCGTGAGCTGCGGCATATTATTACCCAGGCCATCTACTTCGCGGAAAAGGACGAGCCCTTTATCAAACCCCACCACCTGCCCGAGTACCTGCTCAAGACAAAGACCGTGCCGCCGTCACCGGAGCCGCCGGACACCGGCGGGGAGGAATCGCTGGCCCGGCTGATGAACGCCTACGAAGCAAAAATCATCGAGCGCGCGCTCGAGAAAAACGGCCACAATATCAGCCAGGCCGCCAGACAGCTTCATATCTCCCGGACAAACCTGCACAATAAAATTAAAAAGTATCAACTGGAAAAAGCTGAGGGCTAG